One window of the Paraburkholderia sp. PGU19 genome contains the following:
- the thiL gene encoding thiamine-phosphate kinase, whose protein sequence is MLSEFSLIDRFFARRASGSTYPQRAALGIGDDCALLAPPAGEMLAISTDMLVEGRHFFPDADPKALGHKALAVNLSDLAAMGAKPQAFTLAFSLPKADADWLSAFSDGLFDLAERHGCELVGGDTTGGPLNLCITVFGSVPPQSALRRDAAQPGDDIWVSGTLGDARASLGVQRGEWSADASDAATFRRAMELPEPRVALGLALRGVARAALDISDGLAGDLMHILERSRVNATVDADALPRSDALRRLSMDIQRRCTIAGGDDYELCFTAPPSARAEVVAAGQQARLPVTRVGTITPLDAAGAVPAISWHDASGTPLTLTLQGFDHFHAE, encoded by the coding sequence ATGCTTTCAGAGTTTTCGCTGATCGACCGCTTCTTCGCGCGCCGTGCGTCGGGTTCGACCTACCCGCAGCGCGCTGCCCTCGGCATCGGTGACGATTGCGCGCTGCTCGCGCCGCCCGCCGGCGAGATGCTCGCCATTTCGACGGACATGCTGGTCGAAGGCCGCCACTTCTTTCCCGACGCCGATCCGAAGGCACTCGGCCACAAGGCGCTCGCCGTCAATCTGTCGGATCTCGCGGCGATGGGCGCGAAGCCGCAGGCGTTCACGCTCGCGTTCTCGCTGCCAAAAGCCGACGCCGACTGGCTGTCCGCGTTCAGCGACGGTCTCTTCGATCTCGCCGAGCGCCACGGCTGCGAACTGGTCGGCGGTGATACGACGGGCGGGCCGCTGAATCTGTGCATCACCGTGTTCGGCTCGGTGCCGCCGCAGAGCGCACTGCGCCGCGACGCCGCGCAGCCCGGCGACGACATCTGGGTATCGGGCACACTGGGCGATGCGCGCGCGAGTCTCGGCGTGCAACGCGGCGAGTGGTCCGCCGATGCCAGCGACGCTGCGACATTCCGCCGCGCCATGGAGTTGCCCGAGCCGCGCGTCGCGCTGGGCCTCGCGTTGCGCGGAGTCGCGCGCGCCGCGCTGGATATTTCCGATGGCCTGGCGGGCGACCTGATGCACATCCTCGAACGCTCGCGCGTGAATGCAACCGTCGACGCCGACGCGCTGCCACGCTCGGACGCGTTGCGCCGCCTCTCAATGGACATCCAGCGCCGCTGCACGATCGCAGGCGGCGACGACTACGAGTTGTGCTTCACCGCGCCGCCGTCCGCGCGCGCCGAAGTCGTTGCAGCGGGTCAACAGGCTCGTTTACCCGTGACGCGCGTCGGTACAATAACTCCGCTCGATGCGGCCGGCGCCGTGCCCGCGATCTCGTGGCACGACGCGTCAGGCACTCCACTTACATTGACGTTGCAAGGCTTCGATCATTTCCATGCAGAATGA
- a CDS encoding phosphatidylglycerophosphatase A produces MQNESSLGPAGSFSDAPTGGTPEGPPGGTPGARSEETANGGPRGEPRAPRPRRATARFMLSHPLHILSLGFGSGLSPIAPGTFGTLFAWASFAAFSAQLTVIEWGILIVVGFVAGIGICGFTANRLGIEDPSPVVWDEIVAFWLVLLMVTPATFTGQLWAFIVFRFFDMVKPPPIRYFDRRLKGGFGIMFDDLVAAFFTLLVVALWRMSV; encoded by the coding sequence ATGCAGAATGAATCCTCGCTTGGCCCGGCCGGCAGTTTCTCCGACGCGCCAACAGGCGGCACACCCGAAGGCCCACCTGGCGGCACGCCGGGCGCCAGGTCCGAAGAAACTGCGAACGGCGGGCCGCGTGGCGAGCCGCGCGCGCCGCGGCCCCGCCGCGCGACCGCGCGCTTCATGCTGTCACATCCATTGCATATCTTGTCGCTGGGTTTCGGCAGCGGCCTGTCGCCGATTGCGCCCGGCACGTTCGGAACGCTGTTCGCCTGGGCGTCGTTCGCTGCGTTCAGTGCGCAGTTGACCGTCATCGAATGGGGCATTCTGATCGTCGTCGGTTTTGTCGCGGGCATCGGCATTTGCGGCTTCACCGCGAACCGGCTCGGCATTGAAGATCCGTCGCCCGTCGTGTGGGACGAGATCGTTGCATTCTGGCTGGTGCTGCTGATGGTGACGCCCGCTACCTTCACGGGGCAACTGTGGGCGTTCATCGTGTTTCGCTTCTTCGACATGGTGAAGCCGCCGCCCATCCGTTATTTCGACCGCAGACTGAAAGGTGGCTTTGGCATCATGTTCGACGATCTCGTCGCCGCGTTCTTCACGTTGCTCGTGGTCGCGC